In Neospora caninum Liverpool complete genome, chromosome II, the following are encoded in one genomic region:
- a CDS encoding putative CMGC kinase, MAPK family, MEK kinase-related (incomplete catalytic triad) — protein sequence MMGASDSAQVPDSIPLGRGIVAHIDKSCCQGAGGYGVVYGGHLSPSGQLVAIKAVQRHQQVLLLLSRMRKYQLEQHRVDVLPENSRPTTGSSPLVAEEENHRKDSTDSYGDAPAVTMRLGSRGASRPGDGVMCALPPHPILPLPSSMPACDDGDLNPTSGDAEANVENGEGKSGVGSDSQGAERACERAADSNACHLAAKRFEHEEFAPEAEAQIGTTQEEKRETAVTLETRHDGDTLRDAPSCHASKIKA from the coding sequence ATGATGGGAGCGTCGGATAGCGCACAGGTGCCGGACTCTATTCCGCTAGGTCGGGGCATAGTGGCGCACATTGACAAATCTTGTTGCCAGGGAGCAGGAGGTTATGGAGTTGTCTACGGAGGGCACCTTTCTCCTTCTGGTCAGCTCGTTGCGATAAAGGCAGTGCAGCGCCACCAGCAAGTTCTTCTTTTGCTCAGCCGCATGAGAAAATACCAACTAGAGCAACACCGCGTCGACGTGCTTCCTGAGAATTCGCGGCCCACCACGGGTTCGTCGCCTCTAGTggctgaggaagaaaaccaCAGGAAAGATTCCACTGATTCCTATGGAGATGCGCCCGCTGTGACCATGCGACTAGGCTCTCGAGGCGCTTCTCGGCCAGGTGACGGCGTGATGTGCGCGCTTCCACCGCACCcgattcttcctcttcctaGCTCGATGCCGGCTTGTGACGACGGCGATCTGAACCCGACATCGGGTGATGCAGAGGCGAACGTGGAAAACGGTGAGGGGAAAAGTGGTGTTGGAAGTGACTCGCAGGGTGCCGAAAGAGCGTGCGAAAGGGCGGCCGACAGCAACGCATGCCACTTGGCGGCAAAGCGTTTCGAGCACGAGGAGTTTGCTCCAGAGGCCGAAGCACAGATCGGCACAActcaagaagagaagcgggagacagcTGTGACGCTCGAGACCAGgcacgacggagacacgctGAGAGATGCCCCAAGTTGTCATGCGTCAAAAATCAAAGCCTAA